From one Streptomyces sp. NBC_01478 genomic stretch:
- a CDS encoding WXG100 family type VII secretion target encodes MADNLSDGVIYVSYNHMSNAADDMVAQTKAIAQTLSNLEAELGELSKTWYGNDADTYRQKQAAWDGAVQNMETLLTSHSQLLNEISNSYKYSENSLSQMWSEVTIGR; translated from the coding sequence GTGGCAGACAACCTGTCCGACGGTGTCATCTACGTCAGCTACAACCACATGTCGAACGCCGCGGACGACATGGTGGCGCAGACCAAGGCGATCGCGCAGACGCTGTCGAACCTCGAAGCCGAACTCGGCGAGCTGTCCAAGACCTGGTACGGCAACGACGCCGACACCTACCGCCAGAAGCAGGCGGCCTGGGACGGCGCGGTGCAGAACATGGAGACGCTGCTCACCTCGCACTCGCAGCTCCTCAACGAGATCTCCAACAGCTACAAGTACAGCGAGAACTCGCTCAGCCAGATGTGGTCCGAGGTCACGATCGGCCGCTGA
- the eccD gene encoding type VII secretion integral membrane protein EccD, giving the protein MTDTSVTGLCHLTVRAPARTIDLAVPSDVPVADLLPTVLRYAGEEAEETGLEHDGWILQRLGGRPLDEEATLASLELTDGEALHLRPRTEALPEVRLDDLVDGIAAVTRDRLHGWSPEAARRLLRGLLALAVLTGLVLLALPGAPASLRAATAVGTGLLLLAGAASASRAVDDPATGVVLGLLASPALALAGWLVPGGELSGPQAHQVLGARLLGAAAAWAGGAVLALAASAARTPLFLASALVALAAAVGGVLMTVFDVRVAAAAGVIAALTVLLGGLVPSLSFKFAGMRMPPLPTNPEQLQEGIEPYRGNDVTVRTELAGEWMTALYGATGVLSSACLVALASRPSLPAVLVALVLSLLLLLHGRGLVNTAQRLVLVLPGAWGLLLLAFGWGLRLSGTERTLLVAGLLAVAAALTVAVWTVPGRRLVPYWGRAAEILHSLLAIALLPLTLWLLGVFGTLRGIFG; this is encoded by the coding sequence ATGACCGACACTTCCGTGACCGGCCTGTGCCATCTGACCGTGCGGGCCCCGGCCCGCACCATCGACCTCGCCGTGCCGTCCGACGTGCCCGTCGCCGACCTGCTGCCCACGGTGCTGCGGTACGCGGGGGAGGAGGCCGAGGAGACCGGTCTCGAACACGACGGCTGGATACTCCAGCGCCTCGGCGGCCGGCCGCTCGACGAGGAGGCGACCCTCGCCTCCCTCGAACTGACCGACGGCGAGGCGCTCCATCTCCGGCCGCGCACCGAGGCGTTGCCCGAGGTACGCCTCGACGACCTGGTCGACGGCATCGCCGCCGTCACCCGGGACCGGCTGCACGGCTGGAGCCCGGAGGCGGCCCGCCGGCTGTTGCGCGGCCTGCTCGCGCTGGCGGTGCTGACCGGCCTGGTCCTGCTGGCCCTGCCGGGCGCGCCCGCGTCGCTGCGCGCGGCCACCGCCGTGGGAACGGGCCTGCTGCTCCTGGCCGGGGCCGCGTCGGCCAGCCGGGCGGTCGACGACCCGGCGACCGGTGTGGTCCTGGGCCTGCTCGCCTCCCCGGCGCTCGCGCTCGCGGGCTGGCTGGTGCCGGGCGGTGAGCTGAGCGGCCCGCAGGCCCACCAGGTGCTGGGGGCACGGCTGTTGGGGGCGGCGGCGGCCTGGGCGGGCGGCGCGGTGCTGGCCCTCGCGGCCTCCGCGGCCCGCACCCCGCTGTTCCTGGCCTCGGCGCTGGTGGCGCTCGCGGCGGCGGTGGGCGGCGTACTGATGACGGTGTTCGACGTGCGGGTGGCGGCCGCGGCCGGAGTGATCGCGGCGCTGACGGTGCTGCTCGGGGGCCTGGTGCCCTCGCTGTCGTTCAAGTTCGCGGGGATGCGGATGCCCCCGCTGCCGACCAACCCGGAACAGTTGCAGGAGGGCATCGAGCCCTACCGCGGCAACGACGTGACGGTGCGCACCGAACTCGCCGGCGAGTGGATGACCGCGCTCTACGGCGCGACGGGCGTGCTCTCGTCGGCCTGCCTGGTCGCCCTGGCCAGCCGCCCGAGCCTCCCGGCAGTGCTCGTCGCCCTGGTCCTGTCCCTGCTGCTGCTCCTGCACGGCCGGGGCCTGGTCAACACGGCCCAGCGGCTGGTGCTCGTACTGCCGGGCGCGTGGGGCCTGTTGCTCCTGGCCTTCGGCTGGGGGCTGCGCCTGTCCGGCACCGAGCGGACCCTGCTGGTCGCCGGCCTGCTCGCGGTGGCGGCGGCCCTCACCGTCGCGGTGTGGACCGTACCGGGACGGCGCCTGGTCCCGTACTGGGGCCGCGCGGCGGAGATCCTGCACTCCCTGCTGGCGATCGCCCTGCTGCCGCTGACCCTGTGGCTGCTGGGTGTCTTCGGCACCCTTCGCGGCATTTTCGGCTGA
- the eccB gene encoding type VII secretion protein EccB — protein sequence MRSKRDQVQAHTFMMGRLTSGMLLADPDAPESPLGRTSRGALVGVIVGVLFCGGALVFGLLKPGGNDAWRSGDTLIVNKDTGARYLYADGRLRPVRNYASAVLIGGADLKTTSVGSASLAGTPVGRPVGITGAPDSVPSSGELESSPWEVCSTGSGAQTTLVPGAPVETSPVGATSALVVKGPDKHTYLVWQGSRLELDEDSGAAESLGYAPVTPRPVSAAFLDALVTGPDLATPKVDGRGTDGPELGGRATRIGQVFRVVAGSGNQEYVLQKDGLHPVTDTQSALLLGDPDTRKEAYDGGAPNVVTIDVSDLRAHQAPGTAGTDPSVAGLPDSPPSALALAAGESVCAQVDPADGQVRVTSVRVAESALFPAAQADPTALTAACVTVDRVVARPGHGALVRALGAAGETVGDTTFLIGDDGVKYRIPDANALAALGYDGETPVKVPSTLLAMLPTGPELSAQAAASDSGSVGGAGGAAAQCGTGAGAGPGGAIGAGLPALTGRAPAGGALNGATNGAVNGSGGAN from the coding sequence GTGCGGTCCAAGCGCGACCAGGTGCAAGCGCACACGTTCATGATGGGACGTCTGACCTCGGGCATGCTGCTGGCCGACCCGGACGCACCGGAGAGCCCGCTGGGCCGGACCAGCCGGGGCGCCCTGGTGGGTGTGATCGTCGGTGTGCTGTTCTGCGGCGGGGCGCTGGTGTTCGGGCTGCTCAAGCCGGGCGGCAACGACGCCTGGCGCAGCGGCGACACCCTGATCGTCAACAAGGACACCGGCGCCCGCTACCTGTACGCCGACGGCAGGCTGCGCCCGGTGCGCAACTACGCCTCGGCCGTGCTGATCGGCGGCGCCGACCTGAAGACCACGTCGGTCGGCTCGGCGTCGCTGGCGGGCACCCCGGTCGGCCGGCCGGTCGGGATCACCGGCGCCCCCGACTCCGTACCGTCGTCAGGTGAGTTGGAGTCCTCGCCGTGGGAGGTCTGCTCGACGGGCTCCGGCGCACAGACGACCCTGGTGCCGGGCGCCCCGGTGGAGACGTCCCCGGTCGGCGCGACATCGGCGCTGGTGGTCAAGGGCCCGGACAAGCACACCTACCTGGTGTGGCAGGGCAGCCGGCTCGAACTGGACGAGGACTCGGGCGCGGCGGAGTCCCTCGGCTATGCGCCGGTGACCCCCCGCCCGGTCTCGGCGGCCTTCCTGGACGCCCTGGTGACCGGCCCGGACCTGGCCACCCCGAAGGTCGACGGCCGCGGCACCGACGGTCCGGAACTGGGCGGCCGGGCCACCCGGATCGGGCAGGTCTTCCGCGTGGTGGCGGGCTCCGGGAACCAGGAGTACGTCCTGCAGAAGGACGGCCTGCACCCGGTGACGGACACCCAGTCGGCGCTGCTCCTCGGCGATCCGGACACCCGCAAGGAGGCCTACGACGGAGGGGCGCCGAACGTCGTCACGATCGACGTCTCCGACCTGCGGGCCCATCAGGCGCCGGGAACGGCGGGGACGGACCCGTCGGTCGCCGGACTGCCGGACAGTCCGCCCAGCGCGCTGGCGCTCGCGGCGGGGGAGTCGGTGTGCGCCCAGGTCGACCCGGCCGACGGGCAGGTGCGGGTGACCTCCGTACGGGTCGCCGAGTCCGCGCTGTTCCCGGCCGCGCAGGCCGACCCGACGGCGCTGACCGCCGCCTGTGTGACCGTGGACCGGGTGGTGGCACGGCCCGGACACGGCGCGCTGGTCAGGGCGTTGGGCGCGGCCGGTGAGACGGTCGGCGACACCACGTTCCTCATCGGCGACGACGGCGTGAAGTACCGCATCCCGGACGCGAACGCGCTCGCCGCCCTCGGCTACGACGGGGAGACCCCGGTCAAGGTGCCGTCCACGCTGCTGGCGATGCTGCCGACCGGGCCCGAACTCAGCGCCCAGGCAGCCGCGTCGGACTCGGGTTCCGTGGGCGGGGCCGGCGGCGCGGCGGCCCAGTGCGGCACCGGGGCCGGTGCCGGTCCCGGCGGGGCCATCGGTGCGGGCCTGCCCGCGCTCACCGGGCGCGCCCCGGCGGGCGGTGCGCTGAATGGTGCGACGAACGGTGCGGTGAACGGTTCAGGTGGGGCGAACTGA
- a CDS encoding type VII secretion system-associated protein, with product MADLTHLDSTALKNFKNTDIADFISDLLEIRKDNPAGVRSLKNLIAETGAGSAQGLAKILRIGLMNGGDSSDPVGGGTLVEALKTQATALDKILTDHKTLFDDIDDALDETITKLLKTQGDSLDSIDGEKLLDIFDTVDGDMGGSDSTT from the coding sequence ATGGCTGATCTGACCCACCTCGACTCGACCGCGCTGAAGAACTTCAAGAACACCGACATCGCCGACTTCATCAGCGATCTGCTGGAAATCCGCAAGGACAACCCGGCGGGCGTCCGGTCCCTGAAGAACCTGATCGCCGAGACCGGTGCCGGCTCGGCCCAGGGCCTCGCCAAGATCCTGCGCATCGGCCTGATGAACGGCGGCGACAGCTCGGACCCGGTCGGCGGGGGCACCCTCGTGGAGGCGCTCAAGACGCAGGCGACCGCGCTGGACAAGATCCTCACCGATCACAAGACGCTCTTCGACGACATCGACGACGCGCTGGACGAGACGATCACCAAGCTGCTGAAGACCCAGGGCGACAGCCTCGACTCGATCGACGGCGAGAAGCTGCTGGACATCTTCGACACCGTCGACGGCGACATGGGCGGCAGCGACTCGACGACCTGA
- the eccCa gene encoding type VII secretion protein EccCa — MPAGELVLQEPPTLMEIVPDTSAVWTYLPMAMMSVSMMMMFMRSGGQSSGIFMYLALGMMVMAAGAMMVGQVMRKAGDRKQRLRGERRDYLRYLAQSRRTVQRAVVEQQLALAWRHPEPRVLRTMVRTTRLWERRVKDDDFGEVRIAVGDQQLAMRLTPVSSKPVEDLEPLCAHALRRFIRAYSTVPGQPIALYLRSWSRVLVRGDRDATRGMLRAALAQLALFHPPEELWIAVCAADEVRAEWEWVKWLPHNHHPQETDGAGPLRMVASAFTDLEDQLGSEFSERPAFDPDAVPGRDEPLVVVVVDGAGIPAGHRFDGPGYRNAIVLDLSDSLTWRPGRTTLRLEVTPDAVALVRTDRSRKEQTTVLGRPDRVGPVAAESLARLIAPYRMSLSSDAVEPLSNDTELTTLLGIADLHRLDPDTIWRRHTGSGRLRVPVAVGADGRPVELDIKESAQGGMGPHGMLIGATGSGKSELLRTLVLGLALTNSSETLNFVLVDFKGGATFLGLDELPHTSAVITNLADEAALVERMQDALHGELIRRQELLRSAGNYTSALEYEKARAGGADLAPMPSLFVVVDEFSELLASHREFMELFVMIGRLGRSLGVHLLLASQRLDEGRMHQLESHLSYRIGLRTFSAMESRGVLGVPDAYELPSQPGSGYLKSGIEALTRFRAAYVSGPYRRRGGAVAQARVATQVVPWSTGYIVPRAPAPAAIAAPEPEVEESAESLLAVALDRLRDSGPPAHRVWLPPLDTASPLDVLLGGLAEDPDRGLTASRWTGAGKLRVPVGLVDKPFDQRRDPLVVDLAGAGGHVAVAGGSQSGKSTVLRSLIMALALTHTPREVQFYCLDFGGGTLSQLTGLPHVGGVAARLDTERISRTVAEVTAVLTQREQFFLDNGIDSMSTYRRRRAAGEFPDEPHGDIFLVIDGWSAVRQNFDQYIPTFNQIATSGLNYGIHLIVATARWLELTAPVRDQSATRLELRLGDTMDSVVDIRKASAVPQIPGRGLTVETKLHFLSALPRGDGSTDPETLSEGVADLVDRIASAWHGPRAPQVRMLPHRLPAAELPEPELGDGVSLKLALGQDEETLGTVWHDFSRTPHLVAVGDTESGKTNLLRLVADSVVARYTPAEARILVVDYRRGLVDAVPEEYRLGHAVALEALKQLVGGSAKALRTRVPGQEITPARMRQADWWTGPRLFVLVDDYDMVGGGTVMDHPFAPLFEHLALGHELGLHVVVARSATGAGRGLNDQLLRRLDEVNTPGILMSCSPSEGYVFGNVKPRVLPPGRALHIVRRKPSLIQTALAAEAEAEE; from the coding sequence ATGCCCGCCGGCGAGTTGGTCCTCCAGGAGCCGCCGACTCTCATGGAGATCGTCCCGGACACGTCCGCGGTGTGGACGTATTTGCCGATGGCGATGATGTCGGTCTCGATGATGATGATGTTCATGCGGTCGGGCGGTCAGTCCAGCGGCATCTTCATGTACCTCGCGCTCGGCATGATGGTGATGGCCGCCGGCGCGATGATGGTCGGTCAGGTGATGCGCAAGGCCGGCGACCGCAAGCAGCGGCTGCGCGGTGAACGCCGGGACTATCTGCGCTACTTGGCGCAGAGCCGGCGTACCGTCCAGCGGGCCGTGGTCGAGCAGCAGCTCGCCCTGGCCTGGCGGCATCCCGAGCCCCGGGTGCTGCGCACCATGGTCCGCACCACGCGGCTGTGGGAGCGCCGGGTGAAGGACGACGACTTCGGCGAGGTGCGGATCGCGGTCGGCGACCAGCAGCTCGCCATGCGGCTGACTCCCGTGTCCAGCAAGCCGGTCGAGGACCTCGAACCGCTGTGCGCGCACGCCCTGCGCCGCTTCATCCGCGCCTACAGCACCGTTCCCGGCCAGCCGATCGCGCTGTATCTGCGGTCCTGGTCAAGGGTGTTGGTGCGTGGTGACCGGGACGCGACCCGCGGGATGCTCCGTGCCGCGCTGGCCCAACTGGCGCTGTTCCACCCGCCGGAGGAGCTGTGGATCGCGGTCTGCGCCGCCGACGAGGTGCGCGCGGAGTGGGAGTGGGTGAAGTGGCTGCCGCACAACCATCACCCCCAGGAGACCGACGGCGCGGGCCCGTTGCGCATGGTGGCCTCGGCCTTCACCGATCTGGAGGACCAGCTCGGCAGCGAGTTCTCCGAGCGGCCCGCGTTCGACCCGGACGCCGTGCCCGGCCGTGATGAGCCGCTGGTGGTGGTCGTGGTGGACGGCGCGGGCATCCCGGCCGGCCACCGTTTCGACGGGCCCGGCTATCGCAACGCGATCGTGCTCGACCTGTCCGACTCGCTCACCTGGCGGCCCGGCCGCACCACGCTGCGCCTCGAGGTGACCCCGGACGCGGTCGCGCTGGTGCGCACCGACCGCAGCCGCAAGGAGCAGACCACGGTCCTGGGCCGTCCCGACCGGGTGGGTCCGGTGGCCGCCGAGTCGCTGGCCCGGCTGATCGCGCCGTACCGGATGAGTCTGTCCTCCGACGCGGTCGAACCGCTGTCCAACGACACCGAGTTGACGACTCTGCTCGGCATCGCCGACCTGCACCGGCTCGACCCCGACACGATCTGGCGGCGGCACACCGGCTCCGGCCGGCTGCGGGTCCCGGTCGCGGTCGGCGCGGACGGGCGGCCCGTGGAGCTGGACATCAAGGAGTCCGCGCAGGGCGGCATGGGCCCGCACGGCATGCTGATCGGCGCGACCGGTTCCGGCAAGTCCGAGCTGCTGCGCACCCTGGTGCTCGGGCTCGCGCTCACCAACTCCTCCGAGACCCTCAACTTCGTCCTGGTGGACTTCAAGGGCGGCGCGACCTTCCTCGGTCTGGACGAACTCCCGCACACCTCCGCCGTCATCACCAACCTCGCCGACGAGGCCGCTCTGGTGGAGCGTATGCAGGACGCGCTGCACGGTGAACTCATCCGCCGCCAGGAGCTGTTGAGGTCGGCGGGCAACTACACGTCGGCGCTGGAGTACGAGAAGGCGCGGGCCGGCGGCGCCGATCTCGCGCCGATGCCCAGCCTGTTCGTCGTCGTCGACGAGTTCAGCGAACTCCTCGCCTCGCACCGGGAGTTCATGGAGCTGTTCGTGATGATCGGCCGCCTCGGCCGGTCGCTCGGCGTGCATCTGCTGCTGGCCTCGCAGCGCCTGGACGAGGGCCGTATGCACCAGTTGGAGTCGCACCTGTCGTACCGGATCGGTCTGCGCACCTTCTCCGCGATGGAGTCCCGGGGTGTCCTCGGTGTGCCCGACGCGTACGAACTGCCTTCGCAGCCCGGCAGCGGCTATCTCAAGAGCGGCATCGAGGCCCTCACCCGTTTCCGCGCCGCCTACGTCTCCGGCCCGTACCGCAGGCGCGGCGGTGCCGTCGCGCAGGCCCGGGTCGCCACGCAGGTGGTGCCCTGGTCGACCGGGTACATCGTGCCGCGCGCTCCGGCGCCGGCCGCGATCGCGGCCCCGGAGCCCGAGGTGGAGGAGAGCGCCGAGAGCCTGCTGGCGGTGGCGCTGGACCGGCTGCGGGACTCCGGGCCGCCCGCGCACCGCGTGTGGCTGCCGCCGCTGGACACCGCGTCCCCGCTGGACGTGCTGCTCGGCGGTCTCGCCGAGGACCCGGACCGCGGGCTGACCGCGTCCCGCTGGACGGGCGCCGGGAAGCTGCGGGTGCCGGTCGGTCTGGTGGACAAGCCGTTCGACCAGCGCCGCGACCCGCTCGTGGTGGACCTCGCCGGGGCGGGCGGCCATGTCGCCGTCGCGGGCGGTTCGCAGAGCGGCAAGTCGACGGTGCTGCGCAGCCTCATCATGGCGCTCGCGCTCACCCACACCCCGCGCGAAGTGCAGTTCTACTGCCTGGACTTCGGCGGCGGCACGCTCTCCCAGCTCACCGGCCTGCCGCATGTCGGCGGGGTCGCGGCCCGCCTCGACACCGAGCGGATCAGCCGTACGGTCGCGGAGGTCACCGCCGTCCTCACCCAGCGCGAGCAGTTCTTCCTGGACAACGGCATCGACTCGATGTCCACCTACCGGCGCCGCCGGGCGGCCGGGGAGTTCCCCGACGAACCGCACGGCGACATCTTCCTGGTGATCGACGGCTGGTCGGCGGTCCGGCAGAACTTCGACCAGTACATCCCGACGTTCAACCAGATCGCCACCAGCGGTCTCAACTACGGCATCCACCTGATCGTCGCGACCGCCCGCTGGCTGGAGCTCACCGCCCCGGTCCGCGACCAGTCCGCGACCCGGCTGGAGCTGCGGCTCGGCGACACGATGGACTCCGTCGTGGACATCCGCAAGGCGAGCGCCGTGCCACAGATCCCGGGCCGTGGTCTGACCGTGGAGACCAAGCTGCACTTCCTGTCCGCGCTGCCCCGCGGTGACGGTTCCACCGACCCGGAGACGCTCAGCGAGGGCGTCGCGGACCTGGTGGACCGGATCGCGAGCGCCTGGCACGGGCCGCGCGCCCCGCAGGTCCGGATGCTCCCGCACCGGCTGCCCGCGGCCGAACTCCCCGAGCCCGAACTCGGCGACGGCGTCAGCCTCAAGCTGGCACTCGGCCAGGACGAGGAGACCCTCGGCACCGTCTGGCACGACTTCTCCCGCACCCCGCACCTGGTCGCCGTCGGCGACACCGAGAGCGGCAAGACCAACCTGCTGCGGCTGGTCGCGGACTCCGTCGTCGCCCGCTACACCCCGGCCGAGGCGCGCATCCTGGTCGTGGACTACCGCCGCGGCCTGGTCGACGCGGTCCCCGAGGAGTACCGCCTCGGCCACGCGGTGGCCCTGGAGGCCCTCAAACAGTTGGTCGGCGGCTCCGCGAAGGCCCTGCGCACCCGTGTGCCGGGTCAGGAGATCACCCCGGCCCGCATGCGGCAGGCCGACTGGTGGACGGGCCCCCGCCTGTTCGTCCTCGTCGACGACTACGACATGGTCGGCGGCGGCACGGTCATGGACCACCCCTTCGCCCCGCTCTTCGAACACCTCGCCCTGGGCCACGAGTTGGGCCTGCACGTGGTGGTCGCCCGCTCGGCGACGGGCGCGGGCCGCGGCCTGAACGACCAGCTCCTGCGCCGCCTCGACGAGGTCAACACCCCCGGCATCCTGATGTCCTGCTCCCCCTCGGAGGGCTACGTCTTCGGCAACGTCAAGCCGCGCGTCCTCCCTCCGGGCCGGGCCCTCCACATCGTCCGCCGCAAGCCGTCCCTCATCCAGACGGCACTGGCGGCGGAGGCGGAGGCGGAGGAGTGA
- a CDS encoding S8 family serine peptidase — MTTTHGRALAAGLALLLTAAASAVGAGSAAAADGTVQLPVLSARLDADAACTAGSAVLATDVPWEQVSLQLTRTWPFASGAGVTVGVVDTGVSSSAPALKGRVSAVGDAGTDCVGHGTFVAGLVGAAVADGVRFAGVAQQARILAVRGSDARGAVTAERVADGIRAAVNGGAKVVTVSAALAANTPTLRAAVALAAEKDVLVIAAAVPDTPATATSATDSPPARDYYPAADDGVLSVLDVDVDGKRPTGAYTTSSASIAAPGDGVVGIGPKKAGHYIGSGASLAAGFVAGAAALVRSVHPELTAAQTASLLRSSAYPADVPRLDPYAAVTSVLTSASAPAAAAPASPVHLPADKAAGPLRRALWPASAGLAVIIAVVWLGLVLPRGRRLGWRPTRQPERTAGPEGEAGTEGTVPVGAGAQGTTEG, encoded by the coding sequence ATGACGACGACACACGGCAGGGCCCTCGCCGCCGGTCTGGCCCTGCTGCTGACGGCCGCCGCGAGCGCCGTCGGCGCCGGATCCGCCGCGGCGGCCGACGGCACGGTCCAACTCCCGGTTCTTTCCGCGCGGTTGGACGCCGACGCGGCCTGTACGGCGGGCTCGGCGGTCCTCGCCACCGACGTGCCGTGGGAACAGGTCTCGCTGCAACTCACCCGGACCTGGCCGTTCGCCTCGGGTGCCGGGGTGACCGTCGGCGTGGTCGACACCGGGGTCTCGTCCTCCGCCCCCGCGCTCAAGGGACGGGTGAGCGCCGTCGGCGACGCCGGGACCGACTGCGTGGGACACGGCACCTTCGTGGCGGGGCTGGTCGGCGCCGCCGTGGCGGACGGGGTGCGGTTCGCGGGTGTGGCGCAGCAGGCGCGCATCCTCGCGGTGCGCGGCAGCGACGCGCGGGGCGCGGTCACCGCGGAGCGGGTCGCGGACGGCATCCGGGCCGCCGTGAACGGCGGGGCGAAGGTGGTGACGGTGTCGGCGGCGCTCGCGGCCAACACCCCCACCCTGCGCGCGGCCGTCGCACTGGCCGCGGAGAAGGACGTCCTGGTGATCGCCGCCGCCGTACCGGACACGCCGGCGACGGCGACCTCGGCGACGGACAGTCCACCGGCCCGCGACTACTACCCGGCCGCCGACGACGGCGTGCTCTCCGTCCTCGACGTCGACGTGGACGGCAAGCGGCCGACCGGCGCGTACACGACTTCCAGTGCATCAATCGCCGCGCCCGGTGACGGAGTTGTCGGCATCGGCCCGAAGAAGGCCGGCCACTACATCGGCTCGGGCGCGTCACTGGCCGCCGGTTTCGTGGCGGGGGCGGCGGCGCTGGTGCGCTCCGTCCACCCGGAACTGACGGCCGCCCAGACCGCGAGCCTGCTGCGCAGCTCCGCGTATCCGGCCGACGTGCCCCGCCTCGACCCGTACGCGGCCGTCACGTCGGTCCTGACCAGCGCTTCGGCACCGGCCGCCGCCGCCCCCGCCTCCCCGGTCCACCTCCCGGCCGACAAGGCGGCCGGCCCCCTCCGCCGCGCCCTGTGGCCCGCGTCGGCCGGCCTCGCCGTGATCATCGCGGTGGTGTGGCTCGGCCTCGTCCTGCCCCGGGGGCGCCGTCTGGGCTGGCGCCCGACCCGGCAGCCGGAGCGTACGGCCGGGCCCGAGGGCGAGGCAGGCACGGAGGGCACCGTCCCGGTGGGCGCGGGTGCCCAGGGGACAACGGAGGGCTGA